GGCTGTCCGAAACCGCGCTCACCTTTCTCCTCGCTACCTGTCTCTTCATGCTCATCTACCGCGTGACGCCGGACCGGCTCATCCCCTGGCGCGACACCATCGTCGGGGCCATTGCCACCGCCTCTCTCTTCTCGGTCGGCAAGTTTCTCCTCGCCCAATACCTCACCTACTTCGCCCCCGGCTCCGCCTATGGCGCAGCCGGAGCGCTGGTCGTGCTTCTCATCTGGATCCAGTTCTCCGCTCAGATCTTCTTCTTCGGCGCAACGCTCACCTATGTCTGGAGCCAGCATCGGCACGCTGTTGTTCAGGATGAGGCGGGCCTGACGCCGCTGACGCGCTCCGACGACAGTCAAGTCCCCGCCCCTGACGCGAGATAGCCGAGTTACGGCGAAGCGTCAGCGAGGGGAGAGGGCTCGCCCGGCGGGGCAGACCCGCTCCTCGCCGTCTCCGCCGCAACCCGATCGAAGAGACGACGGAGCGTGGCAAGGTCGCCTGTCAGTTCGCGAACTGGCTGTCCGTCCGGGGCGATGAGGCAAAGCCGGGCTTGCTGCACGACCGGCTGCGGCGCGCGCGGAGCGCGCTCAGCGTCAATGCGGAGGATCCGCCACTGATAGCCCGCCACGCCGGCGCTCACGCTGAGCACCGCCAGCGCCCGGACGAGGTCGGGCAGCGTCTCAACGGGGAGGCGGACGGCGAGTGCTAGCGCCGCGAACTGATAGACGGCGGCTGCGCCGGCGATGAGAGCAGCAAGGACCGCGCCAATCAGCCCGAGATAGAGGTAGAGCCGGCGCGAGAGCGAACTCGCTTCGCTGGGATCAACCCTCGGCCGCCAGACGACCAGCCAGACGGGGAACGCCACGATACCGAGGGTGACAAAGAAGCTGAGCTGCTCGCGCCACGTTCCCGACTCGCGCAACGTTGCCGACGTCAGGAGATCGCCTATCGTCCAAAGCATGCCGGCGAGGCCGACGGCAAGCAGCCCCAAGGCAACGAGGGCGACCAGATAGCGATACAGCCGCCGAACGCCGCGCCGCCGCGGGGAGTCCTCGGCGCCCGCAACAGTGTGGCGGAGAGCGCGGAGGTGGAACACCCACGCCGTGCCGTAGACGAGGGCGACAGCGAAAGGCCCCGCAAGCAGCTGGGGCAGCGACCCCGGCAGCCCTCCCGGGGCAGCCACCCCGAGAAGGCGGCTGATCAGAACAAACAGCACCTGACCCGCCTGCACGAGCGTCATGACCACAGCGACGCCGATCACGGCAAGGAGATACACGGTGCGCAGCACCGAGCGGCGGTCGTCGTCGCCGATTGGACCGGCAGAAGTCCAGCTCCACTGCCCTGCCCAGATGAGGAGACCGACAAGCGCCGGGCCGACGGCGTCGATCACGTCGGCCTGTCCGCCAACGGCCGGCGACCCGACGACGAGCGCAAAGAAGAAGCGCACGAGGGTCGCCGAGGCAGTGAGGAGGAGCAGCAGCGCCCAAAACGCTGTCCCGTAGCTATACCAGCGCCGGAGGGTCGCCGCCGCGGCCGTCTCGCCCACCGCCTCTCGGTCGCGAGCGGCAATGGTCCAGTGATATCCCCAGATGACCGCGGCCACCCCAAGCGCCGGCAGCAGCTCGAACACGTGCGGTGCCCCCGGAACCGGGAGCGAGGCGAGCGCGGCGGCAAGCGCCCTGACAAGGTGGCTGGCGTTGTACGCCAGCGCGATCATCGCAAGCGCGAGCGTCCCGTAGAGAAAGAGGCGGCGCAGGGCAGCAGCCCGCTCGCTCGGGTCGCGAGCGGCAAGGCGCGTCGCGAGCGTCCAATGGACGGTCCAGACAATGAGCGCGACAAGGGTGACGCCGACAGCGCGCGCGACCTGCTCGCGAACGACGGCGGCCGCCGTCTGGCTGACGAGGAAGAGCAGGCTCTGGAGGAGCGTCGCCACCCCCCACGCCAGCATCGCGAGACTGACGGCACTCACGAGGTAGAGATAGACGCGCCGAACGGTCTGCACGAACTACCTCCCGGGACGATCGGGGAAAAACGGCTCGGGGGGCGCGGAGATGCGCCACCGCCCGCCTTCTAGAAGCAGGCCTGCCGTCTCAGTCGTCGCCTGCCGCGGCCCGAAGAGCCCGCCCTCCGAGAGATAGACCACCGGCACCCGGGCGACCATTCCGTCGACAGCCGCTTGGCCTACTTCGTAGCGGCGCCGGTCGTTCTGGAGGAACGAGGCCAGTCGGATGAACTCGTCACGGGAGACCCGGGCGCGCAGGTCGGAGGAAAGCAGTTCGTAGGCGCGGTCTTGATCGCCTTCGCGGAGCGACCGGAGATAGAGCACAACCACGCCGCGCGGGGTGGTGTCGTCTCCCGGTTCGCCGCGCCCGCCCCCAAGGGCGACCACCGCAACGCTCAGGACGACAAGCCCGAGCACGACAGCCACCACCCCCGCCGTAAAACGGTCCACTCCTCTTCGCTCCGATGGCCTGCCGCTCCTGCTTCGTCGAGACGCGGTGTTCGCGGGTACGATAAGAGCACGCCCGCAGGCGGCCGCCCAAGGGAAGCCGCCTTGCCGCTCACACTCGCTTCGTTACGCAAGGCAGCAGTGCCGAGTTAGCGCCGGAACAATCCCAAAATAGTCTTCCACAGCGGCGGAGGAGGCTCGCATTCGTGGCAGCGTGTCGCGCCGTGGAACCGGCAGAACAGGCGGCGACAATCTGGGCAGCGAGCGCCCGCAGGATTCGAACACTTGTAGCACGTCACCGTGTTCACGGGCCCTCCCGCTGGGATCGTAGCAGCCACGCGAGGGGGTGTCACGCTCTCTGCATTGACGGGCGGCCAGCAGACCACTAAGCTCTTTGCATCAGGGAAAATGTGGTATCCCGGGCGAGAATGGCGGACGTGGCGGAGCGCATCGGAAACCGGTCAGTTCATTCCATCGACGGCCAAGGGCTGAAAGCGATACTGGCTGGCGGCGCGGCGTGGCTTGAACGGCAGGCAGCGGTGATCAACGCGCTCAACGTCTTTCCGGTGCCGGACGGCGACACCGGGACGAACATGAGCCTGACTATGCGCTCGACGCTCGGGGCGGTGGCAAATTCGCCGGAGCACCACGTCGGCCAGATCGCCGCTGCAATGGCCCGCGGCGCGCTCATGGGGGCCCGTGGCAACAGCGGAGTGATCCTTTCGCAGATCATCCGCGGCTTCGCCAAAGCGGTCGAAGACGAACCGATGCTGGACGGCGCCGTCCTCGCCAAGGCGCTCGCCGGCGCCACGCGCACTGCCTACGCCGGCATTGCCAAGCCGGTTGAAGGGACAATGCTAACCGTCATCCGCCGCGCGGCCGAGGAGGCACAAAGCGCCGCCGAGCGCACCTCCGACGTTGAGCAGGTGCTCGCCGCTGCGACCGAGGCCGCCCGCATCGCCGTTGCAGAGACGCCGAATCAGCTGGCGGTCCTGAAAGAAGCGGGGGTTGTCGACGCGGGAGGACAAGGCGTCTATGTCCTCCTTGACGGCGCGCTCCGCACGCTCCGCGGCGAGCAGGTCCCCGAAGTGAGCGGCGATCTCGCCACAGTGACAGTGGAGGCGCTGAGCGGCGAGCAGGCCTACGGCTACTGCACGCAGTTTCTCATCCAAGGCCAGAACCTCGATATGGCGCAGCTGCAGCGCGAGCTCGAAGCGCTCGGCGACTCCCTGATCGTGGTAGGGGATGAGACGGTGGTGCGGGTTCATCTCCACACGTTCGACCCCGGCGCTGCTCTCCAGATCGGAACTCGGGCTGGCATCCTCCGCCAAGTTTCGGTCGAGAACATGCAGCTCCAGCACGAAGATTGGAAGCAGACCCACCTCGCTGCCCTCAAGCCGGCGCCCGTGGCGGGGCTGTCGGTGGTCGCCGTCGCCGCCGGCGAGGGGTTTCGCGAACTGTTCCGCAGCCTCGGCGCCGCCCAAGTGATCACGGGCGGTCAGACCATGAACCCGAGCGCCCAAGACCTGCTCGAGGCGATCGAGGCGACCCCCACGACCGACGTCATCATCCTGCCGAATAACGAGAACATCTTCTTGACGGCAAAACAGGCGGCATCGATGACACAGCGGCGAGTCGGCATCGTCCCGACGCGGACGCTCGCCCAAGGGGTCGGCGCAATGCTCGCGATCCGCGTCGGCGAACAGTTCGAGACGAACCTCGAGGCGATGACGGCCGCCGCCGAGGCGATCGACACGGGGGAAATCACCGTCGCCATCCGTGACGCCACCTTTGACACCATCACCATTCGGAACGGCCAAGCGATTGGGCTCCTCAACGGCCGCGTCGCCGCCGTCGGAGAGACCCTTGAGGAAGCGTTCTGGTCGCTGCTTGAGAAGATGCGGCTCGAAAGCGCCGAAGTCGTAACGCTCTACACCGGCGCGGAGGTTTCGACCGAGGCAGGGGAGAAGCTCGCTGCTCAAATCCGGGAGCGCTATCCCCACCTCCAGGTTGAAGTCGTCGAAGGCGGCCAGCCTTTTTATCACTATATCATTGCGCGCGAGTAAGACGCGCAGCAGGGAGGAGCGCATGGTTGTCCGCATTGTGACCGATAGCACCTCAGACCTCCCCAAAGATCTCGCGCAGTCACTCGGGATTGAAGTCGTGCCGCTGAAGGTGCTGTTCGGTGAGGAAACCCTGCGCGACGGGATCGACATCGACGAGCAGAGCTTTTATCGTCGGCTCGTCGCGTCGAAAACGAATCCGACGACCTCCCAGCCGACACCGGGCGAGTTTGAAGAGGTGTATCGCCGGCTCGGCGCTTCCGGCGACCCGATCTGCGTTATCACGATCTCGAGCAAGCTGAGCGGCACGTACAGTTCAGCGATCACGGCTAAGGGGATGGTCGAGCCCGATCTCCGGGTGGAGGTCGTTGACTCGCTGCTCGTCTCGATGGCGCTTGGGCTGGTCGCGATCCGTGCCGCCAAAGCGGCGCAGAGCGGCGCGAGCCTCGAGGAGTGTGTCGCGATCGCCAAAGAGACCTCAGCGAAGACGGAAATCCTGTTCCTCGTTGACACGCTCGAATACCTGAGGCGCGGCGGCCGCATCGGCGGGGCGCGCGCCTTTCTCGGCACGCTTCTCAATATCAAGCCGATCCTCGGGCTGAAGGATGGCGAAGTCACCGCCGTTGAACGGGCACGCACGCGCCAGCGCGGGATCGACCGGCTGTACGAGTGGGCAGCTGCCAAAACGGGGGTGTCCGCGCTCTGCGTTCTCGCCTCGCCGCCGCTCGATGACGCCAAGACCTTGGCCGGCCGGCTGCGCGCCCACTTCGCCGACGTCCCCCTCTATGAAGGCGTGCTTGGGCCAGTTGTCGGAACGCACGCCGGTCCCGGGGTTGTTGGGGTCGCCGTCTATACGGGGCCGCGGTTCGACTAGCGCTGCAATGCCGAAGACGTCGAGAGCAGCGCGCCCCTTCGGGTATGTCGCTTCGGAGGAGGAGCCGCTCCCGATGAACGGCGCTCGCAAATCTGGCCTCGCATCGACCCCATCCTCTTGGGTTGTCCGCCGCGACCGGGCACAATAGAAAGCGTGACAATCGCTTCCCCAACCGATGTGCTCCGCCAGATCCTCGAGATCCTCGAGCGCGAGCGGCGCGAGGGCTGCCGCAATCGCCTCGTGCTCGGCGGCCTCGACCGCTACCTCGCCGTCTGGCTCCCTCGGCTCGCGCGGTCGCTTCCCCCACGCGCGCAGGAGGATATCGCCGAGTTTCCCTTCCGCGCCTATGCGGAAACCCCGCCGGCGGAGCGGCCGCAGTGGCTCACTGAGGTGGCCGCCTGGCTGCGCGAAACGGCGCAGCCGCGCGCCGCCCCTCCTCCTCGTCCTCGAGCAGCCCGCGCGGCTCGCGCGATGCCGCCGCCCTCAGACAGCATTACGCTCGAGACGCCGATCAGCGCCCTGCGGGGGTTCGACCGGCGGGTCATCCCGGCATTCCGCCGCCTTGGGGTGGAGACGGTGCGCGATGTGCTGCTCTTCTTCCCCCACCGTCATCTCGACCGGCGCGCTGTTGTGCCTATCCGCGACCTCAGCCTCGGCACCGATGCGACCATCCTCGTGACGATCTGGGAGCTTGCCGAGCGCGTGATCGGGCCGGGCCGCCAGCTCGTCGAGGCGACCGTGAGCGACGCGAGCGGGACGCTGCGCGCGCGTTGGTTCAACCAACCGTGGGTGGCGCGCACGGTACGGCCAGGCTCGCGCTGGCTGTTGTCCGGGCGCGTCGAGTCGTTCAAGGGGCGGCTGGAGCTGACCGTCGACGATTACGAGCCGTTCGATGAAGAGGGAGATCGCACCCACGCCGGCCGCCTCGTTCCTGTCTATCCCCTCACCGAAGGGATCGCCCAGCGCACAGTGCGGCGGCTCGTCAAAAGCGTCGTCGAGCGCTACGCCGCTCTGCTCCCCGAACCGCTCCCGGCGGAGATCCGCCGCCAAGCGCGGCTGATGGATCGCATCCCCGCCGTCCGCGCGATGCATTACCCCGAAACGCCGACCGAACTCGCGGACGCCAAGCGGCGCCTTGCCTTCGATGAACTGTTTATCCTCCAGCTTGGGCTGCAGCGCGCCAAAGCCGAATGGCAGCAGGCCGGCTACGCCGAGCCCATCATTGTCCCGCCTGCCCAGATCGATCAGTGGACGAACCGTCTGCCGTTCACGCTAACGACTGCCCAACGCCGCGCCCTGCAGGAGATCTTGGCCGACCTCGCCCGGGACCGCCCGATGGCCCGCTTACTCCAAGGCGATGTCGGCAGCGGCAAGACGGTGGTCGCCGCGATCGCGCTCGCCGCCGCAGTCACCGCCGGCGGACAGGGTGCCCTTCTCGCGCCGACCGAGATCCTCGCCAACCAGCATCGCGCCTCGCTTGGCCGGCTCTTTTCCCTCCTCCTCCCGCAGGCGCGGGTCGAGGTGCTGACCGGCGCCGTTCAGGGCAAGAAGCGTCAGCGCCTCCTCGACGACGTCGCTGCTGGCGA
Above is a genomic segment from Dehalococcoidia bacterium containing:
- a CDS encoding DUF5671 domain-containing protein, which encodes MQTVRRVYLYLVSAVSLAMLAWGVATLLQSLLFLVSQTAAAVVREQVARAVGVTLVALIVWTVHWTLATRLAARDPSERAAALRRLFLYGTLALAMIALAYNASHLVRALAAALASLPVPGAPHVFELLPALGVAAVIWGYHWTIAARDREAVGETAAAATLRRWYSYGTAFWALLLLLTASATLVRFFFALVVGSPAVGGQADVIDAVGPALVGLLIWAGQWSWTSAGPIGDDDRRSVLRTVYLLAVIGVAVVMTLVQAGQVLFVLISRLLGVAAPGGLPGSLPQLLAGPFAVALVYGTAWVFHLRALRHTVAGAEDSPRRRGVRRLYRYLVALVALGLLAVGLAGMLWTIGDLLTSATLRESGTWREQLSFFVTLGIVAFPVWLVVWRPRVDPSEASSLSRRLYLYLGLIGAVLAALIAGAAAVYQFAALALAVRLPVETLPDLVRALAVLSVSAGVAGYQWRILRIDAERAPRAPQPVVQQARLCLIAPDGQPVRELTGDLATLRRLFDRVAAETARSGSAPPGEPSPLADASP
- the recG gene encoding ATP-dependent DNA helicase RecG, with product MTIASPTDVLRQILEILERERREGCRNRLVLGGLDRYLAVWLPRLARSLPPRAQEDIAEFPFRAYAETPPAERPQWLTEVAAWLRETAQPRAAPPPRPRAARAARAMPPPSDSITLETPISALRGFDRRVIPAFRRLGVETVRDVLLFFPHRHLDRRAVVPIRDLSLGTDATILVTIWELAERVIGPGRQLVEATVSDASGTLRARWFNQPWVARTVRPGSRWLLSGRVESFKGRLELTVDDYEPFDEEGDRTHAGRLVPVYPLTEGIAQRTVRRLVKSVVERYAALLPEPLPAEIRRQARLMDRIPAVRAMHYPETPTELADAKRRLAFDELFILQLGLQRAKAEWQQAGYAEPIIVPPAQIDQWTNRLPFTLTTAQRRALQEILADLARDRPMARLLQGDVGSGKTVVAAIALAAAVTAGGQGALLAPTEILANQHRASLGRLFSLLLPQARVEVLTGAVQGKKRQRLLDDVAAGEVALLVGTHAVIQEQVTFKRLLLGVIDEQHRFGVAQRAALRHKGVSGQRHPHMLVMTATPIPRTLALTLYGDLDLSVLDELPPGRQPIRTRLVPPEKRERAYQFVREQVRLGRQAYVICPLIEESEKIEAKAATAEFDRLRHIFPDLRLGLLHGRMKPKEKDAVMIAFRDGAIDVLVSTAVVEVGIDVPNATVMLIEGAERFGLAQLHQFRGRVGRGQDQSYCLLLTDSAQESERLRIVEQTNDGFALAEEDLRLRGPGEFFGVRQSGLPELKVARLSDAELMDLAREQAERIIATDPGLEAPQHQLLRAEFQRIWIEGTSGDRS
- a CDS encoding DegV family protein codes for the protein MVVRIVTDSTSDLPKDLAQSLGIEVVPLKVLFGEETLRDGIDIDEQSFYRRLVASKTNPTTSQPTPGEFEEVYRRLGASGDPICVITISSKLSGTYSSAITAKGMVEPDLRVEVVDSLLVSMALGLVAIRAAKAAQSGASLEECVAIAKETSAKTEILFLVDTLEYLRRGGRIGGARAFLGTLLNIKPILGLKDGEVTAVERARTRQRGIDRLYEWAAAKTGVSALCVLASPPLDDAKTLAGRLRAHFADVPLYEGVLGPVVGTHAGPGVVGVAVYTGPRFD
- a CDS encoding DAK2 domain-containing protein, whose translation is MAERIGNRSVHSIDGQGLKAILAGGAAWLERQAAVINALNVFPVPDGDTGTNMSLTMRSTLGAVANSPEHHVGQIAAAMARGALMGARGNSGVILSQIIRGFAKAVEDEPMLDGAVLAKALAGATRTAYAGIAKPVEGTMLTVIRRAAEEAQSAAERTSDVEQVLAAATEAARIAVAETPNQLAVLKEAGVVDAGGQGVYVLLDGALRTLRGEQVPEVSGDLATVTVEALSGEQAYGYCTQFLIQGQNLDMAQLQRELEALGDSLIVVGDETVVRVHLHTFDPGAALQIGTRAGILRQVSVENMQLQHEDWKQTHLAALKPAPVAGLSVVAVAAGEGFRELFRSLGAAQVITGGQTMNPSAQDLLEAIEATPTTDVIILPNNENIFLTAKQAASMTQRRVGIVPTRTLAQGVGAMLAIRVGEQFETNLEAMTAAAEAIDTGEITVAIRDATFDTITIRNGQAIGLLNGRVAAVGETLEEAFWSLLEKMRLESAEVVTLYTGAEVSTEAGEKLAAQIRERYPHLQVEVVEGGQPFYHYIIARE